The Hyperolius riggenbachi isolate aHypRig1 chromosome 3, aHypRig1.pri, whole genome shotgun sequence genome window below encodes:
- the LOC137561669 gene encoding tripartite motif-containing protein 29-like — translation MKVNGAPFLSTCLMRPNLLLPFQPAQPHQEESGVFCTYCVDSAVPAVKSCLMCEASLCDKHLKVHSKSPEHVIIDPTTSLRNRKCSVHKKILEYYCTQDNICICVSCRLDGEHRGHDVQMLDEASERKKMNLRQDVQRLIIQRQKAEEGVQNLQVHQKLMPLKVNGITERVTALFRDIRRQLEDLEKKVLSEVSRQKEQMLLFFPNRIQHLEFKKEKLSGKMCHIEELCNMTDPLTVLLDPDTGDLCDPDVGINEVREECHKFGGDLDVSLMSNTLHILSERKVQRVNSLCEII, via the exons atgaaagtgaatggggcgccctttttgtccacttgtctcatgcgcccaaatctactgcttcctttCCAGCCTGCTCAGCCACATCAGGAGGAGAGCGGAGTCTTCTGTACCTACTGTGTAGACTCTGCTGTACCTGCTGTTAAGTCATGTCTGATGTGTGAAGCTTCTCTGTGTGATAAACACCTAAAAGTCCACAGCAAGTCACCAGAGCATGTCATCATTGACCCCACCACTTCCCTGAGGAACAGgaaatgctctgtacacaagaagATCCTGGAGTACTACTGCACTCAGGATAACATATGTATCTGTGTGTCCTGCAGGCTGGATGGAGAGCATCGAGGACACGATGTGCAAATGCTGGATGAGGCTTCTGAGAGAAAAAAGATGAATCTGAGACAAGATGTGCAGAGACTGAtcatacagagacagaaggcagaGGAAGGAGTCCAAAATCTGCAGGTGCACCAAAAACTGATGCCTTTAAAAGTAAATGGTATAACAGAGAGAGTCACAGCCCTGTTCAGAGACATCAGGAGACAGCTGGAAGATCTAGAGAAGAAAGTCCTGAGTGAGGTCTCCAGGCAGAAAGAACAGATGCTGCTTTTCTTCCCCAACAGGATCCAGCACCTGGAATTTAAGAAGGAGAAGCTGTCCGGGAAGATgtgtcacattgaggagctgtgtaacatgactgacccactgactgtcttacTGGATCCAGACACAGGGGACTTGTGTGACCCTGATGTGGGGATTAATGAGGTCAGAGAGGAATGTCATAAGTTTGGAGGAGATCTGGATGTCTCTCTGATGTCAAATACATTGCACATCTTGTCTGAG agaaaagttcaaagagtcAATAGCCTGTGTGAaataatttaa